The Candidatus Poribacteria bacterium genome has a segment encoding these proteins:
- a CDS encoding Rieske 2Fe-2S domain-containing protein, whose product MVSRRKFFKFLGWGNFVAALGLTFGPGLVRYLYPRVLFEPSSVFKAGFPAEYPPGSVSEKFKKEPFGVWIVRKQDGEFYALLTICTHLGCTPRWLGSENKFKCPCHGSGFDREGINYEGPAPRPLERVKITLAEDGQIEIDKAVKFLGEKGQWTDPGSFLKV is encoded by the coding sequence GTGGTATCTCGACGTAAATTTTTTAAATTTCTCGGCTGGGGGAATTTCGTTGCAGCATTAGGCTTGACCTTCGGACCGGGATTGGTTCGGTATTTATATCCACGCGTGCTGTTTGAACCCTCCTCTGTTTTTAAAGCAGGATTTCCAGCAGAATATCCACCGGGCAGTGTGAGTGAAAAGTTCAAAAAAGAGCCATTTGGTGTTTGGATTGTCCGGAAGCAAGACGGTGAATTCTACGCGCTCTTAACCATTTGCACACACCTCGGGTGCACACCGCGCTGGCTCGGTTCTGAAAACAAGTTCAAATGCCCATGTCACGGTAGTGGTTTTGACCGGGAGGGCATTAACTACGAAGGTCCTGCGCCGCGACCGCTCGAACGTGTTAAAATTACATTGGCAGAAGATGGTCAGATCGAAATCGACAAGGCTGTGAAGTTTTTAGGTGAGAAGGGGCAGTGGACCGACCCAGGCTCCTTTTTGAAGGTTTGA
- a CDS encoding cytochrome b N-terminal domain-containing protein, giving the protein MNEERKGLKEKITNSDIWRSMFRHGYEDTGRRYTLQVLQNVWLHLHPPRISRHALNFRFTWCMGGITFLMFLVTAVTGVLLMFYYRPTAEYAFHDVQYLEFDIPFGMLLRNMHRWAAHGMVISVMLHMFRVFLTGSYKKPREFNWAVGVILLLVTFFLSFTGYLLPWDQLAFWAVTVGTNMARATPVLGHEGPFAPQDITQSNDVRFALLAGTIVGPSTLLRFYILHCVAVPLLASVLMALHFWRVRKDGGISGPL; this is encoded by the coding sequence ATGAACGAAGAACGTAAAGGGCTCAAAGAAAAGATTACGAATTCCGACATTTGGCGTTCTATGTTCCGCCACGGATATGAAGACACGGGACGCCGTTATACCTTACAGGTCCTCCAAAACGTCTGGCTGCATCTCCATCCTCCCCGGATTTCTCGGCACGCGCTGAACTTCCGATTCACATGGTGCATGGGTGGTATCACTTTCCTTATGTTTCTCGTGACGGCCGTCACCGGCGTGCTCCTGATGTTCTACTACCGACCCACAGCTGAATACGCGTTTCACGATGTCCAGTACCTTGAATTTGACATTCCGTTCGGGATGCTCCTGCGGAACATGCACCGCTGGGCAGCTCACGGGATGGTTATCTCGGTGATGCTCCACATGTTCAGGGTTTTCTTGACCGGTTCTTATAAGAAGCCTCGAGAATTCAACTGGGCAGTTGGGGTCATCTTGTTACTCGTGACATTTTTCCTGAGTTTCACGGGATACCTGTTGCCGTGGGATCAATTGGCGTTTTGGGCGGTGACTGTCGGGACGAACATGGCACGTGCAACACCCGTTTTGGGACATGAGGGTCCATTTGCCCCGCAAGACATCACACAATCGAACGATGTCCGATTCGCACTGCTGGCGGGTACCATTGTAGGTCCCTCCACGTTGTTGAGGTTCTATATTTTGCACTGCGTTGCGGTACCATTGTTGGCAAGCGTCTTGATGGCTTTGCATTTCTGGCGTGTCCGTAAAGACGGCGGTATCTCTGGACCTCTATAG
- a CDS encoding cytochrome C, with translation MLVLGVWSIMIDAPLEEPSDPTKTPNPSKAPWYFLALQEMLVYFDPWIAGVVLPGLIIAGLIAIPYIDINPKGKGYYTIKERPFALAVFSFGFIILWIVLMVVGTFLRGPGWNFFAPWEAWDPHLVVPLTNVNLSYLFGIRDADTANFFGFVVVAGYFAIGPVFYLWKRNSSRFLQELGLVRYVIVSFLFLTMLALPIKMILRVVLNVKYIWVSPWFNI, from the coding sequence ATGCTCGTGCTCGGTGTATGGTCGATTATGATTGATGCCCCGCTTGAGGAACCCAGCGATCCGACGAAGACACCCAACCCTTCTAAAGCACCATGGTATTTCCTCGCACTACAGGAGATGCTCGTCTACTTCGATCCATGGATTGCAGGTGTCGTGCTCCCAGGGTTGATCATCGCCGGCTTGATTGCTATCCCCTACATTGACATTAATCCCAAGGGCAAAGGGTATTACACAATAAAAGAGCGCCCCTTCGCACTCGCGGTATTCTCCTTCGGATTTATCATTTTATGGATCGTTCTGATGGTCGTCGGGACGTTCCTGAGGGGTCCCGGATGGAACTTCTTCGCGCCATGGGAAGCATGGGATCCACATCTCGTCGTTCCACTAACGAACGTGAATTTGTCATATCTTTTTGGCATCCGCGACGCGGATACTGCGAACTTTTTCGGGTTCGTAGTGGTGGCAGGCTATTTCGCAATCGGTCCCGTTTTCTACTTGTGGAAACGTAATAGTAGTCGTTTCTTACAGGAACTCGGTCTTGTCCGGTATGTCATCGTCTCATTTCTGTTCTTAACGATGCTCGCACTGCCGATAAAAATGATACTGCGCGTGGTTTTAAATGTAAAATATATCTGGGTGTCCCCGTGGTTCAACATCTAA